One window from the genome of Pandoraea fibrosis encodes:
- a CDS encoding M81 family metallopeptidase, which yields MKIFAAHLSTETNTFAPCPTGWGGFQEYGIFRGDASIRSPEGVGYLLAELRRLAQSEEHEIAEGLGAEAQPSGPVIREVYETLRDEIVAGVRAALPLDAVVLMLHGAMVAQHYDDCEGDLLACIREVVGPDVPIAATLDPHCHFTERMQCAADILIAYKEYPHTDAIDRLREVYRLVTQAVEGKVKPVTAVFDCRMVGAWHTTSEPMAGFVRRMKSFEGRDGILSVSLGHGFPWGDVPEAGAKLWVIADRDPALASALAHQLGQEFWAIRREVQPQWHDLDHGLDIALAVGAGPVVVADVADNPGGGAPGDSTFILRRVVERGIPDVALGCFWDLGAIQICADAGVGATLDLRIGGKCGAASGDPIDLRVTVRAVHDTHSQSISGMSIPLGRSIWVEGPNGLDIVLVSVRTQVIGVDAFTGIGVPMDAKRLVVVKSTQHFQAEFAPRAKAIVHVAAPGALTPDFAAIPYRHRDLNYWPRVENPFA from the coding sequence ATGAAGATCTTCGCGGCACATCTCTCGACAGAAACCAATACCTTCGCGCCATGCCCCACCGGGTGGGGAGGATTTCAGGAATACGGGATCTTCCGGGGCGATGCAAGCATCCGCTCGCCTGAAGGTGTGGGCTATCTGCTAGCAGAGCTTCGGCGACTCGCTCAGTCGGAGGAGCACGAGATCGCCGAAGGCCTGGGCGCAGAGGCGCAGCCTTCGGGGCCCGTGATCCGGGAAGTCTATGAAACGCTGCGCGATGAAATCGTCGCCGGTGTACGCGCAGCACTGCCGCTTGACGCCGTCGTCCTCATGCTTCACGGCGCGATGGTGGCGCAGCATTACGACGACTGCGAAGGCGATCTCCTTGCGTGCATTCGCGAAGTTGTCGGCCCCGATGTGCCGATCGCGGCAACGCTCGACCCCCACTGTCATTTCACCGAGCGGATGCAGTGTGCGGCCGACATTCTCATCGCCTACAAGGAATATCCGCATACCGATGCAATCGACCGGTTGCGCGAGGTCTATCGACTGGTGACGCAGGCCGTGGAGGGAAAAGTAAAACCAGTCACGGCCGTATTCGATTGCCGTATGGTCGGGGCATGGCACACCACATCGGAACCGATGGCCGGCTTTGTGCGGCGAATGAAGTCCTTCGAGGGACGCGATGGAATTCTCTCCGTGTCTCTTGGCCATGGCTTTCCCTGGGGCGATGTCCCCGAAGCCGGTGCGAAGCTCTGGGTGATTGCAGACCGCGACCCTGCGCTCGCCAGTGCACTGGCACACCAACTCGGACAGGAATTCTGGGCGATACGACGTGAGGTCCAGCCCCAATGGCACGATCTGGATCACGGGCTCGACATCGCCCTGGCCGTAGGTGCCGGCCCGGTGGTCGTAGCCGATGTTGCCGACAACCCCGGCGGTGGCGCCCCCGGAGACAGCACCTTCATCCTCCGGCGGGTCGTCGAGCGCGGTATTCCCGATGTCGCATTGGGTTGCTTCTGGGATTTGGGCGCCATTCAGATCTGTGCGGATGCCGGCGTCGGCGCCACACTCGACCTTCGCATTGGCGGTAAGTGCGGTGCCGCGTCAGGCGACCCGATTGACCTGCGCGTTACCGTTCGGGCCGTGCACGATACGCATTCGCAGAGCATCTCCGGGATGTCGATCCCGCTGGGTCGCTCGATCTGGGTGGAAGGGCCCAACGGATTGGACATCGTGCTGGTGTCCGTGCGAACACAAGTCATCGGCGTGGACGCATTCACGGGCATCGGTGTGCCAATGGACGCCAAGCGACTCGTGGTCGTGAAATCGACTCAGCACTTCCAGGCGGAGTTTGCCCCCCGGGCGAAGGCGATCGTTCACGTCGCGGCGCCCGGTGCACTGACGCCAGATTTCGCAGCCATTCCCTATCGCCACCGCGACCTTAACTACTGGCCTCGCGTTGAAAATCCGTTCGCGTGA
- a CDS encoding ATP-binding protein, translated as MFESSSTAPAATIMQKPSFDSAFYRLLFVMLVMVALTQAGTGILVYTLYSSEAFKPPPGMSTGLQWGLATAVQIVPLLVSSWVGARMLSVPFKSLAAGAAELSRNMDAPPIPEAGPIEARQAARVFNSMQAAIRRQVNDRNRFLAAVSHDLRTPLTRMRLRLRTLETSEFSDRMVADIDEMTQLLDATLSFLRNEAVTEELSPIDMDALVDAIAEDALERGQKVSVHGAIAPLLAQPLALKRCLSNLVANAIRYGGEARIQLIDGDEEVQIDIVDQGPGIPERDLERVLEPFFRLEQSRSRDTGGTGLGLAIAHDVVKRHAGSLTLLNGRDGGLIARVVLPRR; from the coding sequence ATGTTCGAGTCTTCTTCCACCGCGCCCGCCGCCACCATCATGCAAAAGCCATCGTTCGATTCCGCGTTCTATCGGCTGCTGTTTGTCATGCTCGTCATGGTGGCCCTCACGCAAGCCGGCACCGGCATCCTTGTGTATACGCTGTACTCCTCCGAGGCCTTCAAGCCGCCTCCCGGCATGTCGACCGGGCTGCAGTGGGGTCTCGCCACCGCCGTGCAGATCGTTCCGCTGCTCGTCTCGTCCTGGGTCGGCGCGCGGATGCTGTCGGTGCCGTTCAAGTCGCTGGCCGCAGGTGCCGCAGAGTTGTCCCGCAATATGGACGCGCCACCGATTCCCGAAGCGGGCCCGATCGAAGCCCGGCAGGCCGCACGTGTTTTCAACTCGATGCAGGCGGCCATACGGCGTCAGGTCAACGACCGCAATCGCTTTCTCGCGGCCGTCTCGCACGACTTGCGCACGCCGCTCACGCGCATGCGTCTTCGTCTACGGACGCTCGAGACCTCGGAGTTCAGCGATCGAATGGTGGCCGATATCGACGAAATGACGCAGTTGCTCGACGCAACACTCTCGTTTCTGCGCAACGAGGCCGTGACGGAAGAACTCAGCCCCATCGATATGGATGCGCTCGTAGACGCCATCGCGGAAGACGCGTTGGAACGTGGCCAAAAGGTCTCCGTGCATGGCGCCATCGCCCCGCTGCTCGCGCAGCCGCTGGCGTTGAAGCGTTGTCTCAGCAATCTGGTGGCGAATGCCATCCGCTACGGGGGCGAGGCTCGAATTCAACTGATCGACGGCGATGAGGAAGTTCAGATCGATATCGTCGATCAGGGCCCCGGCATTCCGGAGCGCGATCTTGAGCGGGTACTAGAGCCATTTTTCCGGCTTGAGCAATCCCGTAGCCGAGACACCGGCGGTACCGGGCTCGGGTTGGCCATTGCACACGACGTGGTCAAGCGGCACGCCGGTTCGCTGACGCTGCTCAATGGCAGGGACGGTGGCCTGATTGCACGCGTCGTGCTGCCAAGGCGATAG
- a CDS encoding helix-turn-helix domain-containing protein, which translates to MTSTTRKKSVSPGKLKRDSQVSHETVGARLRNARTANGLTLKALSERSGVAVSTISKAERGDIALTYDKFGALARALGLDYSAIFGHDNVELSAGISPSFTEAGKQAIYETPNYRYGMIASDLANKRMVPMRAHIRARKLEDFPDYIRHAGEEFVFVLSGNLLLQFENGSKFRLAPGDSLYFDSGVGHVYLSEHDDGVDAIVCCVDVNTPGPILR; encoded by the coding sequence ATGACGTCAACTACACGAAAGAAGTCCGTCTCGCCAGGCAAGCTGAAGCGCGATAGCCAGGTGAGTCACGAAACGGTAGGCGCGCGACTGCGAAACGCAAGAACGGCGAACGGACTGACGCTCAAAGCGTTGAGCGAGCGCTCAGGTGTCGCGGTATCGACGATCTCGAAGGCGGAGCGCGGCGATATTGCGCTGACCTACGACAAATTTGGCGCACTTGCGCGGGCACTCGGGCTGGACTATTCGGCGATCTTCGGACACGACAACGTCGAATTGAGCGCTGGCATCAGCCCATCGTTCACCGAGGCGGGCAAGCAGGCGATATACGAGACCCCCAACTATCGCTACGGCATGATCGCTTCCGATCTTGCCAATAAGCGCATGGTGCCGATGCGGGCACATATTCGCGCGCGCAAGCTGGAAGATTTTCCCGACTATATCCGCCACGCAGGCGAAGAGTTTGTATTCGTCTTATCGGGCAACCTGTTGTTGCAGTTTGAAAACGGCAGCAAATTCCGGCTGGCACCTGGGGATAGCCTTTATTTCGATAGTGGCGTGGGACATGTGTATCTGAGCGAGCACGACGATGGCGTCGACGCCATCGTTTGCTGCGTGGACGTGAATACGCCGGGCCCGATTCTGCGATAG
- a CDS encoding TonB-dependent receptor, translated as MSADAENVDPSIDTNARSGDAAQTATVVSAKDGATLNTVVVTATRRREPAREVPMQINVISADELQKSGAKTMSDFLSSEPGVDLNTQGGSGAGQISMRGVTTGEQTGPTVGVYVDDVAFGGSTVFSQGATFALDMSLLDLNHIEVLRGPQGTLYGAGAMGGLLKYVTNEPDTNAFSGQASAGMSSTKHGGIGNTASAVLNIPIKNDVAAVRVSAFSQHDAGYVDAVGPQAGSRIDRGDTYGARASLLLTPTSQFTVRLSAITQNINRNAPNYVAYDKSGQPVDGDLTTRIYAPEPFHQNVQLYSLGVEYDFGWSRFNSITSYQSVRTDQPQDLSVVYVPALAAQGFNLNSVVAANLATTNKVTQEFRLTSPANQRLEWLGGLFFTRERSESDQGIVAAFPDGSSASLSGLTAPSTYTEYAAYGDLTYHLTPRLALTGGVRIAHNRQTYDQTTSGLLGGPPQSISAPSSDTSKTYMLTASYALTENSNVYARAASGYRPGGPNALLVSPITGQPGNGSATFQPDTLWTYEAGYKADLFDKRVSLSATVYDIEWKNIQQLGALEGVNQVLNAGNARIKGFELASSFRPDRHWSFGMGFSYIDARLTQGNASTGTQSGDPLPNSAKFSATLTGTYRFSLGSYVSYVGIAERFVGRRHAGFGSSNGRPDYPLPGYAVTDLQAGIDFGKASLSLYVRNLFDRRALLAAGTALMPLGGPALVSVEQPRTIGAVLTVPF; from the coding sequence GTGAGTGCAGACGCTGAGAATGTCGACCCGTCGATTGACACAAACGCAAGATCGGGCGATGCGGCGCAAACCGCGACCGTGGTATCGGCGAAAGACGGCGCGACGCTCAACACCGTCGTTGTGACGGCAACGCGTCGTCGTGAACCGGCGCGCGAAGTGCCGATGCAGATCAATGTCATTTCGGCAGATGAGTTGCAGAAGAGCGGTGCGAAAACGATGTCCGATTTTCTGTCGTCGGAACCTGGGGTCGATCTCAATACGCAAGGCGGAAGCGGTGCCGGACAGATCAGCATGCGCGGCGTGACGACCGGGGAACAAACCGGTCCGACCGTCGGTGTCTACGTCGACGATGTCGCCTTCGGGGGGAGCACGGTCTTCTCGCAAGGCGCCACGTTCGCGCTGGACATGAGCCTGCTCGATCTGAACCACATCGAGGTGCTGCGCGGGCCGCAAGGCACGCTCTACGGCGCGGGCGCGATGGGCGGGCTGTTGAAGTACGTCACCAACGAGCCGGATACCAATGCGTTCTCCGGCCAGGCCAGCGCGGGCATGTCGTCGACCAAGCACGGCGGCATTGGCAATACCGCCAGCGCGGTGCTGAATATTCCAATCAAGAACGATGTGGCCGCCGTGCGCGTTTCGGCATTCAGCCAACACGATGCTGGCTACGTCGATGCCGTCGGTCCCCAGGCGGGCAGTCGAATCGACAGGGGCGACACCTACGGTGCGCGCGCGTCGTTGCTCTTGACGCCAACCAGCCAGTTCACAGTGCGTCTGAGCGCGATCACGCAGAACATCAATCGAAACGCGCCGAATTACGTTGCCTACGACAAGAGCGGCCAACCTGTCGATGGCGATCTGACAACGCGGATTTACGCCCCGGAGCCGTTCCATCAAAACGTCCAGCTCTACTCGCTGGGCGTGGAGTACGACTTCGGATGGTCTCGCTTCAATTCGATCACGTCGTATCAATCGGTGAGAACGGATCAACCTCAGGACCTGTCGGTGGTCTACGTGCCGGCGCTGGCCGCGCAAGGGTTCAATCTGAACTCGGTCGTCGCGGCGAATCTGGCGACAACGAACAAGGTGACTCAGGAATTTCGTTTGACGTCGCCCGCGAATCAACGTCTCGAATGGCTCGGGGGACTTTTCTTTACCCGGGAGCGCAGCGAGTCGGATCAGGGCATTGTCGCGGCGTTTCCCGACGGTTCGTCGGCCTCGCTCTCCGGGCTGACGGCGCCGAGTACCTACACCGAATATGCGGCGTATGGCGATCTGACGTATCACCTGACACCGCGTCTCGCGCTCACCGGGGGCGTGCGAATCGCCCACAATCGTCAGACCTACGACCAGACCACATCGGGGCTTCTGGGTGGGCCGCCGCAGTCGATTTCTGCGCCGTCGTCTGACACGAGCAAGACGTACATGCTGACTGCCAGCTATGCGTTGACCGAGAACAGCAATGTGTATGCCCGCGCAGCCAGCGGCTATCGCCCGGGGGGACCGAACGCGCTGCTCGTCAGCCCGATCACGGGGCAGCCCGGTAACGGTAGCGCCACGTTCCAGCCCGATACGCTCTGGACATATGAGGCTGGCTATAAGGCCGACTTGTTCGACAAGCGTGTCTCGTTGTCAGCGACCGTCTACGACATCGAGTGGAAGAACATCCAGCAGCTTGGTGCACTGGAGGGTGTCAATCAGGTGCTCAACGCCGGTAACGCCCGCATCAAGGGGTTCGAGTTGGCGAGCAGCTTCCGCCCCGATCGGCATTGGAGTTTCGGCATGGGCTTCTCCTACATCGACGCCAGGCTGACACAAGGAAACGCCTCCACCGGGACGCAATCGGGGGACCCGCTGCCGAACTCTGCGAAGTTCTCGGCAACCTTGACGGGGACGTATCGCTTCTCGCTCGGTTCATACGTCTCATACGTCGGCATTGCGGAACGATTCGTTGGCCGTCGTCATGCGGGATTCGGCAGCAGCAACGGCCGCCCGGATTACCCGCTGCCGGGCTATGCGGTGACAGACCTTCAGGCAGGGATCGACTTCGGCAAGGCGAGTCTGAGCCTTTACGTGCGCAACCTGTTTGATCGGCGCGCGCTGCTCGCTGCGGGCACCGCATTGATGCCGCTTGGCGGGCCGGCGCTGGTCAGTGTGGAACAGCCGCGCACCATCGGCGCCGTGCTCACCGTTCCGTTCTGA
- a CDS encoding serine hydrolase domain-containing protein, which translates to MAPAFWPRIARLRSNTAMATCWAPLALGAAMRLTMRRIDTGGNAVSAQERFDSEALTALFAPFNRSDAPGVVVSAAIGADVVLRRAYGMANTGLGLGLDVRTRLRIGSTTKHMTCLAALLLREAKALDIDVPIRRYLPELTGIAGDAPLRSLMTHTSGQRCALDISLLTNGLIAPQPGYLLDIQRRQTGVNFPAGERMMYCNGGYHLISLAIERVSQQSFAAFLASEIFEPLGMNDTFCLSGDDQIQPHMAASHVGSGTGSYDRGIFPSREILGEGGVVSCVDDMLKWCAHLRGIKRVGSPATWELMFSSPVFSSGLRSDYMMGLKRTQYRGCELIHHAGGVVGGSCQMLCVPEHGIDVVLLSNGAVSAPAALSLRMLDVLLADEMKEAPAPTPARMVSASERAGTYREANGDIVYDIVERGGYMMLSGPLEPSTPTLYQEHSLETDTSEFALESSGDGTFRLCWAPATEPGDVEHLHILHCGHATTYRRIEMPPSVGIEDIDALSGAYASEEADARAMLRPAGSVQDVHGGDRPILSLEIVGRAGECHYDVFPVDIDLFRFSPRGPNATTAGTITIVRLPGTRDVAGLSINTPRTRNLRFAKSLT; encoded by the coding sequence ATGGCCCCTGCTTTCTGGCCGAGGATCGCACGCCTTCGTTCCAATACCGCAATGGCTACCTGCTGGGCCCCGCTAGCCCTTGGGGCAGCGATGAGACTCACCATGAGGCGAATTGATACGGGAGGAAATGCCGTGTCGGCACAGGAGCGATTTGACAGCGAGGCGCTGACAGCACTGTTTGCTCCGTTCAACCGAAGCGATGCACCCGGCGTCGTCGTGAGCGCCGCCATTGGCGCAGACGTGGTGTTACGCCGCGCCTACGGCATGGCGAATACGGGACTGGGTCTTGGCCTGGATGTTCGAACCCGGCTGCGTATCGGGTCGACGACCAAACACATGACATGCCTCGCGGCCCTGCTGCTCCGGGAAGCAAAAGCGCTGGATATCGATGTGCCGATCCGCCGCTATTTGCCGGAACTGACGGGTATTGCCGGTGACGCGCCCCTCCGCTCGCTCATGACGCACACCAGCGGCCAGCGCTGCGCGCTCGATATATCGCTCCTCACCAACGGATTGATCGCGCCCCAGCCCGGCTACCTGCTCGACATTCAGCGCCGGCAAACAGGCGTCAACTTTCCGGCGGGCGAGCGGATGATGTACTGCAACGGCGGATATCACCTGATTTCGCTAGCAATCGAACGTGTCAGCCAACAATCGTTCGCGGCATTTCTCGCCTCTGAAATCTTCGAACCGCTGGGCATGAACGATACGTTCTGTCTGTCCGGCGATGATCAGATCCAGCCCCACATGGCCGCGAGTCATGTCGGGAGCGGCACAGGATCTTACGACCGGGGGATATTTCCTTCGCGTGAGATTCTCGGTGAAGGCGGCGTCGTCTCGTGCGTGGACGACATGCTCAAATGGTGCGCCCATTTGCGCGGAATCAAGCGCGTGGGTAGCCCTGCCACATGGGAATTGATGTTCTCGTCCCCCGTGTTCTCCAGCGGCCTGCGCAGCGATTACATGATGGGGTTGAAGCGCACGCAATATCGTGGGTGTGAACTGATCCACCATGCCGGTGGTGTCGTCGGCGGATCGTGTCAAATGCTATGCGTTCCCGAGCACGGCATCGACGTTGTGCTGCTTAGCAACGGGGCTGTTTCGGCGCCAGCGGCGCTCTCGCTTCGCATGCTGGATGTCTTGCTGGCCGACGAGATGAAGGAAGCCCCTGCCCCGACACCGGCCAGAATGGTCTCCGCCTCCGAACGAGCCGGGACCTATCGCGAAGCGAACGGAGATATCGTGTACGACATCGTCGAGCGCGGGGGATACATGATGCTAAGCGGACCGCTGGAACCGAGCACTCCAACGCTATATCAAGAGCATTCCCTCGAAACCGATACGAGCGAATTTGCCTTGGAGTCGAGCGGCGATGGCACATTCCGACTCTGCTGGGCGCCCGCCACCGAGCCGGGCGATGTCGAGCACTTGCACATTTTGCATTGCGGTCATGCGACCACCTATCGCCGCATCGAGATGCCGCCCTCCGTGGGCATCGAAGACATCGACGCCCTGAGCGGCGCCTATGCGAGCGAAGAAGCCGATGCTCGTGCGATGCTACGACCTGCCGGATCGGTACAGGATGTGCACGGCGGCGATCGCCCCATCCTGTCGCTCGAGATCGTGGGCAGAGCGGGCGAATGCCACTACGACGTCTTCCCGGTCGACATCGATCTTTTTCGCTTCTCGCCGAGAGGGCCAAACGCCACCACAGCGGGAACAATTACCATCGTCAGGCTGCCGGGCACCCGGGACGTCGCGGGACTTTCCATCAACACCCCCCGCACGCGAAACCTTCGATTCGCAAAGTCCCTAACGTGA
- a CDS encoding RidA family protein — MKKEITRLQTNARMSQVVVAGGVVYLAGQVPATQGATITEQTIEVLKQIDTLLASAGVDKTHLLTANIWLSDARHFDEFNRIWDVWIPEGNAPTRACVQSLLMRAGFDVEVAVTALA, encoded by the coding sequence ATGAAGAAAGAAATCACGCGTTTGCAAACCAATGCCCGCATGAGTCAAGTGGTCGTTGCCGGCGGTGTCGTATATCTGGCAGGTCAGGTGCCTGCCACGCAAGGCGCCACCATTACCGAGCAGACGATCGAAGTTCTGAAGCAAATCGACACGCTACTCGCGTCAGCAGGTGTAGACAAAACCCATCTTCTGACGGCCAACATCTGGCTTTCCGATGCGCGTCATTTCGACGAATTCAACCGTATCTGGGATGTCTGGATCCCGGAAGGAAATGCGCCCACGCGAGCGTGCGTTCAATCGTTGTTGATGCGAGCCGGTTTCGACGTAGAAGTTGCCGTGACGGCGTTGGCGTAG
- a CDS encoding serine hydrolase domain-containing protein, producing MTLQQKDLHARLDAHLATFNRSDAPGLVIGIARDGRALYRKGFGMTSLEHGVANTPATRMRIGSTSKHFACLAALLLAEDGKLDIDAGVRTYMPELPELAGEPTLRQLMTHTSGYRCYLDLSVMTQGVSTILPGAPLAIELRQRDVNFPPGERMIYCNGGYHLLSQIIGRVSGMSFEQFLEQRIFRVMGMNDTESVSDDLRIRPRMATQHVPDGAGGYLRGLFPCVDVLGEGGIVSTIDDMLTWAGHLRHPDRLGSPDTWREMLTMPRYSSGETGVYALGLMRTRYRNVETIHHAGGVFGGTCQMLTVPSHALDIVLMSNGAPVDPVSLATEIVDIVLGDEVLGPPRQAAASTSANPGLVGQYLSVAPLQFVEIVERDERLHAVLHHQPHLAQPLIALERGYRIEDGAGAQTRVVPHARTAAGDVPSIDFIESGHAVTLNRYEGAPPVEAQGVEGLCGQYSSHDADAHAVISIEDGLPTLSIRGATGGVRYRLSALTRDVWTFEPADASALSTGTALVERRADQATGFSLYTSRTRALAFSRIG from the coding sequence ATGACTTTGCAGCAAAAAGACCTGCACGCTCGCCTCGATGCCCATCTGGCGACATTCAATCGGAGCGATGCCCCGGGGCTCGTGATCGGGATCGCGCGTGACGGGCGGGCACTGTACCGCAAGGGGTTCGGCATGACGAGCCTCGAACATGGGGTCGCCAACACGCCGGCGACCCGCATGCGAATCGGCTCGACCAGCAAGCACTTTGCTTGCCTGGCGGCGCTGCTGCTTGCGGAAGACGGCAAGCTGGATATCGATGCGGGCGTTCGCACGTATATGCCCGAATTACCCGAGTTGGCGGGCGAACCGACGCTGCGCCAGTTGATGACGCACACCAGTGGCTATCGCTGCTATCTGGATTTGTCCGTGATGACGCAAGGTGTGTCCACGATTTTGCCGGGGGCGCCGTTGGCGATCGAGCTACGTCAGCGAGACGTCAATTTCCCTCCGGGGGAGCGCATGATCTATTGCAACGGTGGGTACCACCTGCTGTCGCAGATCATCGGGCGCGTCAGCGGTATGTCGTTTGAGCAGTTTCTTGAGCAGCGGATCTTCCGCGTCATGGGCATGAACGACACCGAGTCCGTCAGCGACGACTTGCGAATCAGACCGCGCATGGCGACACAGCATGTTCCCGACGGGGCCGGTGGGTATCTGCGCGGATTGTTTCCCTGCGTCGACGTATTGGGTGAAGGCGGTATCGTTTCCACGATCGACGATATGTTGACGTGGGCCGGCCATCTCCGTCATCCCGACAGACTGGGGAGTCCCGATACGTGGCGTGAAATGCTGACGATGCCTCGGTATTCGAGCGGGGAAACCGGCGTCTACGCCTTGGGGCTGATGCGCACTCGGTACCGCAATGTCGAGACCATCCATCACGCCGGTGGCGTGTTCGGCGGAACGTGTCAGATGTTGACGGTGCCTTCGCATGCGCTGGACATCGTTCTGATGAGCAATGGCGCACCGGTCGACCCGGTCTCGCTGGCGACCGAGATTGTGGATATTGTTCTTGGAGACGAGGTGCTCGGCCCGCCGCGACAAGCCGCAGCAAGCACTTCGGCAAACCCCGGTCTGGTCGGCCAATATCTGTCCGTTGCGCCCCTTCAGTTTGTGGAGATCGTCGAGCGGGACGAACGTCTGCACGCCGTACTCCATCATCAGCCACACCTTGCGCAGCCGCTTATCGCGCTTGAGCGTGGATATCGTATCGAAGATGGCGCCGGTGCCCAGACCCGGGTCGTACCTCATGCGCGCACGGCAGCGGGAGACGTTCCGTCCATCGATTTCATCGAGAGCGGACATGCCGTCACACTGAATCGATATGAAGGTGCCCCGCCGGTTGAGGCGCAGGGAGTGGAAGGGCTCTGTGGTCAATACTCCAGTCACGATGCCGACGCACACGCCGTCATCTCGATTGAAGACGGGCTTCCGACGCTGTCCATTCGTGGCGCGACGGGAGGTGTGCGCTATCGCCTGAGTGCGCTTACCCGCGATGTCTGGACCTTCGAGCCAGCGGATGCCTCTGCACTCTCCACGGGCACTGCACTTGTGGAGCGTCGCGCAGACCAGGCCACTGGCTTCTCCCTGTACACGTCACGCACGCGGGCGCTGGCGTTCTCTCGTATCGGCTAA
- a CDS encoding NAD(P)/FAD-dependent oxidoreductase → MKFDVLVLGAGIVGTSTAIHLQSRGLTTALIDRGAPGRETSFGNAGLIQREGVYPYAFPRDVGTLLRYARNQSTDVHYHPSALPGIAPFLARYWHHSAPQRHARIARQYSTLIEHCVTEHKALIGLAGADDLLREGGWLKVFHTRGALDAAHQEAERWQREYGVPFERLDAARLQRDEPSLSTALVGAIRYTASNSIRDPGELVARYAQHFTSIGGRILRGDATTLTPHWHVQTTEGDIEGRQAVVAMGPWSDTITNALGYRLPLAVKRGYHRHFRPEPGARLNQPVLDAESGFLIAPMNQGIRLTTGVELALRDAPRTPVQLAAVEPLARRLFPLGAPVEPEPWMGCRPCTPDMLPIIGPAPKHRDLWFAFGHAHHGLTLGPVTGRLIAEMLTGAPTLVDPSPFRADRF, encoded by the coding sequence ATGAAATTCGATGTCCTCGTACTCGGCGCCGGGATCGTAGGCACTTCGACAGCCATCCATCTTCAGAGTCGCGGCCTGACAACCGCGCTCATTGACCGTGGAGCGCCCGGCAGGGAAACGTCGTTTGGTAACGCCGGATTGATACAGCGCGAAGGCGTCTATCCTTACGCGTTTCCTCGCGATGTCGGCACACTGCTTCGCTACGCGCGCAATCAATCAACCGACGTGCACTATCACCCGTCGGCGCTGCCGGGCATCGCCCCATTTCTTGCACGGTACTGGCATCACTCCGCACCGCAGCGCCATGCCCGCATTGCCCGTCAATACAGCACCCTGATCGAGCATTGTGTGACCGAGCACAAGGCACTCATCGGCCTTGCGGGCGCGGACGACCTTCTACGGGAAGGCGGCTGGCTCAAAGTCTTCCACACCCGTGGTGCGCTCGATGCTGCGCACCAGGAAGCCGAGCGTTGGCAACGTGAGTATGGCGTGCCATTCGAGCGACTTGATGCAGCGAGACTTCAGAGGGATGAGCCGTCGCTCTCGACAGCGCTCGTCGGCGCCATTCGATATACCGCCTCGAATTCGATACGCGATCCGGGCGAGCTGGTTGCCCGCTATGCCCAGCACTTCACATCGATAGGCGGACGCATCCTTCGCGGCGATGCGACCACGCTGACTCCCCACTGGCACGTACAGACGACTGAGGGGGACATCGAAGGCCGTCAGGCGGTCGTGGCAATGGGCCCCTGGTCCGATACGATCACGAATGCTCTGGGTTACCGGCTCCCGCTGGCAGTCAAGCGTGGCTATCACCGCCACTTCCGGCCGGAGCCTGGCGCCAGACTGAATCAACCGGTGCTGGATGCCGAAAGCGGCTTCCTGATAGCCCCGATGAACCAAGGTATCCGTCTGACCACCGGCGTCGAGCTTGCACTGCGCGATGCCCCTCGGACACCCGTTCAACTGGCAGCCGTCGAACCTCTGGCGAGACGCCTGTTCCCGTTAGGCGCACCGGTCGAACCCGAGCCCTGGATGGGGTGCCGACCCTGCACGCCCGATATGCTGCCGATCATCGGCCCGGCGCCCAAGCATCGCGACCTTTGGTTCGCATTCGGTCACGCGCATCATGGCCTGACGCTAGGTCCTGTGACAGGGCGTCTGATTGCCGAGATGCTGACCGGCGCGCCAACGCTCGTCGACCCCTCGCCATTTCGTGCCGACCGATTCTGA